The Dokdonia donghaensis DSW-1 DNA window AGCTCATCCCAGTTTGCAAACCCTATAGTTTTAATTTTAAAGCGCTCTGAAGGGTTAAAAATGGCATTGAGCGATAGTAGCTCTGCATTATTAAATTTAAATCGAGATTCTTTAAAATAAGGAACTCTATCTGATAGCTGTATGAGTTGATTATTTTGCTGGTTATCACCTATACTTCCGGGTTCACCATAGCTAGAGGAGCGTATGAGATTGCTTATATCTCCAGTAGCATCATAACCTACGTTGTTGAGATTTGTAAAGAAGTAGTATTTATTTTTTTTTCCAAAGTTTAAAAGATTTACCCGTGCATCATATCTTTCTTGTGTGGCGATGTCATACCCAAGGTTTATGTTACCAAACCACTGTCGCTTTGCCTCGTCGCTTAGTGTGAGATTTAAAGCTATTTTATCGCTCTCTTCAATACCTTTGAGCAATTTATTATTAGAATATCGTTTAAGTACTTCTACCTTTTCGATAGGCGCTGCAGGGAGATTTTTTGTGAGTGTTTTGTATCCTTTTTCAAAAAAGTCGTCATTCTCTATCATTACTTTTTCTACCTCTTGGTTACCCACTTTTATCGTACCATCATCAGAGACTGAGATGCCAGGAATTTTACGCAGCAAGTCTTCTGCAACGGTTTCTGTGCCATCTGTAAAATTTTTGGTTTTGAAGGTGATGGTATCTTTGCTCACTTCTATTGGGCGCTCTGCGTAGACAATAACCTCTTCGAGTATCTCATTATCTTCTATGAGTTGTACGTTTAAGACAGATGATAAATCATCATTTTTCGTAATAGTTTGCTTAAATGGCTTAAATCCTATGCTACTAAAGGTAATGGTATACTGGGCTTCTTCAAGAATGTTAAATGATACTTTGTATGACCCATTTTGATCTGCAATGGCATAGGTTATAATCTTATCAGTTTCCAGCTCATTAACAATTACATTTGCGAGTGAGAGAGGATTGTCTAGCTCATTTGTAACCACGCCAGATATAGTTACTTGACTGTAACAAGAGCACATACAAAAGAAACCAAAAAATAGTCTGAGTAGCCAGTTACTCATCAACTCTTTTTTACTTTTATCTTTTGTCATTATACCATTCTAGTTGCAGGGCTTTACAGTCCTCACAATTTGAGCTAGCTTGTAGCGGTTGAGAACCTTTAGCCGCTTTACTATTGATGCGAGCTAGTAATTCATTATTTAATCTATTTTTTTCTACAAGAAATTCTGAAATGGAAAGAAAACTGCGGTTTTCTGGAGTTTCAAATTTATTTATGGTATCATCTAGTGTTATTTTAGATGCTGTAATTCTAAATTTACTGTTTTCTTCTTCTACCTCGAGTATGAGGCCCGGAAGGCCTCTAAATTTCCAGGGGCCATAATTGTTAGGAATTTGTAACGCATACCAAGCAGAATAAATGCGACCTCTATAAAAAGTTTTTGCCTTTTTACACAAGAAAGAGCCTATAAGTTTAGTCTCGTCTATAAGTTCCCAATCAAAAGTAATATTGTCTTCTACATAAAGAGGCTCATCAAACCAAATCTCTCTATAGGTAAATCTATTATCTTTGTAATGATAATATTGCTGTGTAGTGTTAGACCGAGGGACAATAATTTTTCTTGTTATTTCGGTAGCTTGTTGTTCCTTTTTTTCTTGATAAGCCTCTTTTTTTCTAGTCTTTTCTAGGTATAAAGATTGTTCCTTATTAAAAAACAGGGTGTAGTCTACTTCATATAAATAAGCAAGGTTGGTCTCTTGATGATAGATGACCTTACCAGAAATAGTTGTGTTTTGGGCTACTGAGTTATAGCCAAAACACAAGCATATTAATAGTAAATAGGTGTTATAATTTTTCATAGTAAATATGGCAATATAGAGGCTCCTAGGAATAATTTCCCAAGAGCCCCATTGATTAGTTAATTAGCTGCGATTGCTTACAGATGTACTTCATCTAAAACAATACCACAGTCAAAATATATCCACGGAGTACAAGATATTTGTTGGCCGTTGCGGTATGTGCAGGTCCTGCGTCTACATTGTCTATCATCAACTCGCTCATCCTCAATTGATTCGTAAAATTCAATAGAAGTTTCAATTTTTTCTTTAGTTGTCGTGGTTGTAAAACTAGAGAAAGTAAAAACTATTGCTAGTAACAAAAATGTTTGTTTCATAATAATAAATTAGATTTAATCTTAAAGCATATTTAAAGTCGTCCCCAAGATTACCGACTTAACAGTTATACAAAAGATTGTTTACTGCGCAATAAACGCTCAATTATATAACTACTAGTATACTAGATGATTAATCACTTGAAATATAGAAAATTCTTACACTACTATTTTACGGATTTCCTTTATTTCAGATTTAAAACTTAAAGAAATAGATAGTCGTTTTTTTTTTTTTATTCGTAAGGGGTTGATTTTTAATTGAATGTATTTTTTATTTAAAAATGTTAACATTTTGTTAATGTAAGTTTAATGAATTGAGGAGTAGTTTCTTACGCTTTCGCGAAAGCGCAAAAATATCCCACTACAATTTGCGTGGAGTGCAAGTAGTTTAAAAAAATGTGCTGTACTAATGAGTCAAAAAAAGGAGGACTCAATATTTAAAAGAAAGAAATATTAGGCTACCCTAGCAGGTTTCTCTAGTGCCATAAAATGAGTGATCTCGCTTTTTGAGTTGTGTAGCGGTATAATTTTGATATCACACAGGTACGGTGTGCCGTCTTTTTTATAATTAAGGAGTTGTCGTTCTACAACCGCTCCTTTATTAAGGTGTGTTTTAATCTCTTCACGTACTTGTGGAGAAGTTTTTGCGCCCTGTAAAAAACGTGGGTGCTTCCCTATGGCATAACTCTTAGGGTAACCGGTCATATCGCTAAAGCCTGCATTTACCCACTGTATGTGCTGTGTGTGATCTGTAACAACTATGGTGGTGTAGTCGTAATCTGTTATTGCGGTAACATCAATCGTCCACTTATGTTTTTTCTTGAAAATCGCAAGTTGCTCTCGTTCGGCTTTTTTTCTCGCTTTAATGCTATTTTGAGCAAGACCTTCAGAAAAAATATCCCAAGACTGTAATGGGGCAATGGCACGTATAGTTTTCTTCTTCATCTTCTCAATTTTTGAGAAAAGTACATAAGTTTATATCCATTGGTGTTAAATTAATGAGGATTAACACTTTAGTTTAAGGTGTAGCGTATCCCAAAGAAGCCGCGTATGCCTTGGTTAGGAGCAAATATATAGTTGGGGTCAAAGGTGAGTGCATTTGGGTTATCTGCTGTAGGTACTACTTGTCCTTGATTATCAAAGACTACATTTTCATCAAAAGGATCGTCTGCTCTGGCGATGATAAAAGGGTTATTGCGGTTAGGAGTGTAGTTCAACAAGTTTTTGACTCCGCCATAGAGTTCTAGGTTTGTAATACCGTCATAGGTGAGCTGTATGTTTTGTGTGCTCCAGGTGGGACTGTATTCTTCTCTAGGGTCTAGTTCTCCCAGTATGGGTAATCGCATAGGGCCGTATAGGCTACCTGTATAGTCTATATTAAGATTAAGGTTTTCTATTTTATAGCTTAGTGACCAGTTAGCACTATAACTCTCGGTAAGAATTTGACGCTCACGCACGCCGTCTTCGGTTTGTGATACATCTTGATATGTAACTCCTAGACTCCCTTTTATACCGTTTGTAAACGTGGCATCTAGATTAACGCTAGCACCGTACGTTTGTGAGTAGCCATTAAGGTTGCTGTATATAATCTGGTTTGGGTTTGTGTCATAATCTGGGAGTATTTGATTTGTAAAATGTGTAAACCAAGTAGAAGCATCTAGTGTTAAGATGGCATTGCGATTATAAATTTTCTTTAAGTAGTTGAGATTTACATTGTACGATTGCTCTGGGTCTAGCTCCTCTGTGATAATGACATCTCTTGCACCTGTAAGCGCGGCGTGATCTTCGGCAAAGAGGCTTACAATTCTAAAACCTGTGCCAGCGTTAAGGCGCAGTATATTATCTTCATTAAACTTATGCCTGTATGCTAGGCGCGGGGTAAATATGTTGCCGTGCCTTGCGTCATAATCATAACGAGCACCTAGCAGAAGGGTGTTTTTGTCTGTAAATTTAATTTCATCTTGTACTAAAAATGAAGGAATAACAACATCTTCTTCGGCATTTGCACCTGCATTAAAAGTCGCTGTGGTATTGTCATCATAGTAGTTATAGCGTATGCCACCTGCAAGGAGTAGGTCGTGCTTATTTATTTTTTTGTTCCAGGTGAGCTGGGTAAAACCTATGCGTTGCTGCGCGATGTAAGCTTCGTTACCATATACGCTATTTTGATCGTGGTCTGTGTATGAAAAGCGTAGTAAAAAATCTTCGGTAGTGGGGAGTTGGTAATTTCCTAAAATTTCAAAACGACGCGTGTAAATGCTCTCTCCGTATATCTCATCGCCTCCGCGAAAAGCGGGTGTCCACTGTAGTTCTCCACCCCATCTGTCTTCATAAAAAAATCGTCCAGCTAGATTAAATACTTTATCATCCTTGCGGTCAAAACTCCACTTATTAAACACAGAGATGCGATCTTGCAGTGTGACATCTGTAAAGTTGTCGTTATTGTTATCTATGGGATTACTGTAGTTGTAATAGTTTACACCTACAAGGCTGTGGGCTTTTCCAGCCTTAAAAGATGCGCCTATGTCTAAGTTGTTTTCTCCCCAGCTTGTGAGTTGATTTTCTACAAAAAAGCGTGGGGCTTGCTCGGGTATTTTTGTAATTACATTTATTAATCCTCCTACGGCCTCGCTTCCATAGAGCGATGAGGCTGGTCCTTTTACAACCTCCACACGTTCTATAAGTGAGGTTGGGATTCCAGAAAGACCATACACGGTAGAAAGGCCGCTTACAATAGGCATCCCGTCTATGAGTACAAGGGTGTAAGGTCCTTCAAGACCATTTATGTGTATGTCTCCGGTATTACAGACACTACAGTTGAGCTGGGGGCGCACACCATTTACATTTTGCAACGCCTCAAAAACCGAGGGAACAGGATTCTTTTTTAAAAATGCTTGAGAGTATACTTCTACCGGCACGGGACTTTCTTTACGCACCACAGGTTTAAGAGTTCCAGAAATTACGACTTCCTCGAGAGTGGTATTTTGTTTTAGAAAGAAATTTGCGGTAATAGTTCCGCCGTTTACAGTGACGTTTTTCTTTACAGATTCATAACCTGTAAAAGAGGCAATAATGGTATAAGTTCCGTCTGGTACATTTAAAATCTCAAAGCTACCATCATTATTTGAAGATGCACCTAGAGTTGTATTTGCGAGGTATACGTTTACAAAGGGGAGAGGACCATTGCTATCTGACACCCTACCTGTGATAGTGGTTTGAGCGCACATTAATAGCGAAAATAGCAGCATCAGGAATGTACATACTTTAAGCATAACGTATTTTAAATTTTTGTAAAGCTATA harbors:
- a CDS encoding PAS domain-containing protein, with protein sequence MKKKTIRAIAPLQSWDIFSEGLAQNSIKARKKAEREQLAIFKKKHKWTIDVTAITDYDYTTIVVTDHTQHIQWVNAGFSDMTGYPKSYAIGKHPRFLQGAKTSPQVREEIKTHLNKGAVVERQLLNYKKDGTPYLCDIKIIPLHNSKSEITHFMALEKPARVA
- a CDS encoding GLPGLI family protein, with product MKNYNTYLLLICLCFGYNSVAQNTTISGKVIYHQETNLAYLYEVDYTLFFNKEQSLYLEKTRKKEAYQEKKEQQATEITRKIIVPRSNTTQQYYHYKDNRFTYREIWFDEPLYVEDNITFDWELIDETKLIGSFLCKKAKTFYRGRIYSAWYALQIPNNYGPWKFRGLPGLILEVEEENSKFRITASKITLDDTINKFETPENRSFLSISEFLVEKNRLNNELLARINSKAAKGSQPLQASSNCEDCKALQLEWYNDKR
- a CDS encoding TonB-dependent receptor, yielding MLKVCTFLMLLFSLLMCAQTTITGRVSDSNGPLPFVNVYLANTTLGASSNNDGSFEILNVPDGTYTIIASFTGYESVKKNVTVNGGTITANFFLKQNTTLEEVVISGTLKPVVRKESPVPVEVYSQAFLKKNPVPSVFEALQNVNGVRPQLNCSVCNTGDIHINGLEGPYTLVLIDGMPIVSGLSTVYGLSGIPTSLIERVEVVKGPASSLYGSEAVGGLINVITKIPEQAPRFFVENQLTSWGENNLDIGASFKAGKAHSLVGVNYYNYSNPIDNNNDNFTDVTLQDRISVFNKWSFDRKDDKVFNLAGRFFYEDRWGGELQWTPAFRGGDEIYGESIYTRRFEILGNYQLPTTEDFLLRFSYTDHDQNSVYGNEAYIAQQRIGFTQLTWNKKINKHDLLLAGGIRYNYYDDNTTATFNAGANAEEDVVIPSFLVQDEIKFTDKNTLLLGARYDYDARHGNIFTPRLAYRHKFNEDNILRLNAGTGFRIVSLFAEDHAALTGARDVIITEELDPEQSYNVNLNYLKKIYNRNAILTLDASTWFTHFTNQILPDYDTNPNQIIYSNLNGYSQTYGASVNLDATFTNGIKGSLGVTYQDVSQTEDGVRERQILTESYSANWSLSYKIENLNLNIDYTGSLYGPMRLPILGELDPREEYSPTWSTQNIQLTYDGITNLELYGGVKNLLNYTPNRNNPFIIARADDPFDENVVFDNQGQVVPTADNPNALTFDPNYIFAPNQGIRGFFGIRYTLN